Below is a genomic region from Leptotrichia shahii.
TGAATATAAGTAACACCCACATTTAAAATTGGCAGCAGATTAAATGCAAAGTTTCCTATCATAAACAGTCTATCAGGCTGTTTTAATGTAAACCATAAAAATTTTGCATCTGCTGGAATAGCATTTCCGCTAAAAGCCCAGTATAGTGCCACAAATACAGGCATCTGAATTAATAATGGCAGACATCCTCCTAATGGATTTACTCCACTTTCTCTATAAAGTTCAGCTGTTTTTTGCTGATATTCCTGTGGACTATCTTTATATTTCTCTTTTATTTTCTCAATTTCAGGTTGTAAATCCCTCATTTTTTTCATTGACTTTTCCTGTTTTAATGTCAATGGAAATATAACTATTCTCATTAAAATTGTAACAATTATTATTGCTATTCC
It encodes:
- a CDS encoding YidC/Oxa1 family membrane protein insertase, with translation MKIQALVDFVVYVLNAIYGVVGNYGIAIIIVTILMRIVIFPLTLKQEKSMKKMRDLQPEIEKIKEKYKDSPQEYQQKTAELYRESGVNPLGGCLPLLIQMPVFVALYWAFSGNAIPADAKFLWFTLKQPDRLFMIGNFAFNLLPILNVGVTYIQQKIMTNTTSGQESNQQMKTMLYMMPLMMLFIFYRMPSGVTLYYLVSGALSLVQQYFILKGRSDDGKDNIKSSK